TTTTCGTTGTATGCCCATGCGTCGAAAATATTGACGTCGGTCGGAGCCCGGATCGAAGCCGGAGAAGCGATCGGTGAAACGGGCGACACGGGCATGACGGGTGAGAATACGCTCTATTTTGAGTTGCGCGAGGGAGCGGAACCGGTGGATCCCCTCGTGTGGCTGTCGAAGCGATAGGCCTCGGAAGGAAGGAAACCTACGTTATGGAACAGCGGCGAAGCCGACGGTGGTTATATCTTTTGCTGATGGTGACGGTAGCCCTGGGTATCGGCATTGTGCTGGAAAAGGGATTGGAGCGGACCGGCCACGCCTCCGAGACCTATGAAGAACTGCGGACCTTCTCCGAGGTCTTGACCCAGGTGCAGAAGCACTACGTCGACGATACAAAGGTGAAAGACCTCGTACAGGGTGCGATTCGCGGGATGCTCTCCACGTTGGATCCGCACTCGGCCTATATGACGCCTGAGATGTACAAGGAAATGCAGGTCGAAACGAAAGGCGAATTCGGTGGGGTCGGGATTCAGATCGGTGTGAAGGAGAACCGCCTTGCCGTCATCTCCCCGATCGAAGGCACGCCTGCGCATCGAGCCGGGATCAAGGCCGGTGATTTCATTACCAAGGTGAACGACGAACCCACAAAGGATTTGACGCTGATGGATGCGGTGCAGAAAATGCGCGGCCCCAAAGGCACCAAGGTGAACCTCACGATCCAGCGGGACGGCACGGCGGACCCGCTGGCGTTTTCATTGGTGCGGGACACCATCAAGATCGAAAGCGTGAAGTTCAAGGTGCTCGACAATACCATTGGGTATGTGCGTTTGACGCAGTTCCAGGAAGCCACGGGACGGGACCTCAGCCGGGCGCTCAAGCAGTTCAAGGAGCAGAAGGTTCAGGGGACGATTCTCGACTTGCGGAACAATCCCGGTGGCCTGTTGACGGCGGCCGTCGATGTGTCCGAACAGTTTGTGGGGAACGGGAAGCTGATCGTCTATACCAAAGGTCGTGAGGGGAAGAAAGATGAGTGGTTCTCCAAGACCAAGGAGACGCTGGAAGATTCGCCGATGATCATCCTGGTGAACGAAGGGTCGGCTAGCGCGTCGGAGATTGTGGCTGGTGCGTTGCAGGATTGGGGAAGGGCCGTCATTGTCGGGACCACGTCGTTCGGCAAGGGATCCGTCCAGACGATTCTGCCGCTGGGTGACGGGTCGGGACTCCGGCTCACGACTGCCAAGTACTACACGCCGAAGGGGCGCTCGATTCAGTCCACAGGCATCACTCCGGACATTGTGGTCAAACTGCAAACGCAGACCGTCGCAAAGGCCGGCGAGAAAGACGGAAAAGAGTCTGAACCGAAGACGGCCAAAGCGCCTGCAGCCGGAAAGGATCCATCGCCTTCGGCCAAGCCGGGTGATGAGCCTGCGCACAAGAATGGCGCCGTGTCGGCCGGGGATGGGGCCGGGGATATTTCGCTGGATGATGACGTGCAGCTTCAGAAGGCCGTTGAGCTGTTGAAGACCTGGAAGATCTTTAAGGAGCTGCGGCCGGCGGCGTAGTCGGCACGGTTCCGATCCGTTCGCGGATGGCGGCGAGCAGCGTGTCTTCCGACCCGGAAAAACCTGGTTGTGTTCGTAAGAGATGGGACGCAACCAGGCTTTCCAGGTCGGCCAATGTGCGGATGTTCAGCCGGAAATATAAGTAACTCACCAGGGCATCGGAGAAGCCCGGCAACGAAGCCCAGCCGGCCACTTCCTCCGGCAACGGAGTCTTTAGTTCCTCATACGCGCGAATCGTTCCTGTCGTCAGAAACTCTTCAATCTTCACTGCCAAGTCCCGACCGATTCCGGGAATCTCCTGAAGCTGATGGCGTGCGGCCAGATCGGCCAGGTCTCCCGTAACCCCCAGAATCGAATCAGCCGCTTTCCGATACGCGCGGACACGATAGGGATTGGCGCGTTGGCTGGCCAGCAGGTTGGCCATCGCACGAAAGATCTGCGCAAGTTGATGGGTACGGTCGTCCATAGTCGTGTGTCGGCGCGTTTCATCTACATTGTGCGAGTATCGAATCCCAAACGGCAAGGTCTTACGGGGCTTGGTTGACAACCGGTTTTCCCGTTTCATAGGATGATCTGAATAATTGAGGTGCGCAGTGATCATTCACGTGAACGGTGAATCTCGTGGAATCGGCGATGGGCAGACGGTGGCAGCGTTGTTGCACGAGTTGGAGATCCGCGCCGATCGCGTCGCCGTCGAATTGAATTTGGAGATTCTGGATCGCAAGGATTTTGAGACCCGCGGCCTCCGCGAGGGGGATCGCGTGGAGATATTGAGTTTTATTGGTGGCGGAGCGAGGTAACCACATTTATGGATACGATCAACGATCGCTTAGTGATTGCCGGCCGGGAATTTAAGTCCCGCCTCTGGGTGGGGACCGGTAAGTATAAAGACTTTGTCGAGACCAAGAAGGCCATCGATGCCTCTGGTGCGGACGTGGTGACGGTGGCGGTTCGTCGAGTGAATATCACGGATCGGTCCAAGGAAAATCTCCTGGATTATCTCGATCCCAAAAAATACATCATTCTGCCGAACACCGCCGGTTGTTACACGGTGGAAGATGCCGTCCGGTATGCCCGGTTGGCTCGCGCCGCCGGCGTGTCCGATCTGGTGAAACTCGAAGTGCTGGGTGATGAAAAGACGCTGTTCCCGGATACTGCGGGATTGATCGAGGCGGCCAAGATCCTCATCAAAGAAGGGTTCATCGTCCTGCCCTATACCAACGATGACCCGATCGTTGCCAAGAAGCTAGTGGACATCGGCTGTCCCGCGGTGATGCCGCTCGCGGCTCCGATCGGCTCAGGGCTCGGGATCCGTAATCCGTACAATCTCAAGATCATCATGGAAACGGTCAAGGTGCCCATCATTGTGGACGCCGGAGTCGGAACGGCATCCGATGCCGCGCTGGCGATGGAATATGGAGCGGATGCGGTGCTGATGAACACCGCCATCGCCGGCGCGCAGGACCCCATCGCGATGGCCGAGGCCATGAAGTATGGTGTCTGGGCCGGACGACTGGCTTATAAGGCCGGACGTATTCCGCGCAAGCTCTACGCG
This is a stretch of genomic DNA from Nitrospira sp.. It encodes these proteins:
- a CDS encoding S41 family peptidase, whose translation is MEQRRSRRWLYLLLMVTVALGIGIVLEKGLERTGHASETYEELRTFSEVLTQVQKHYVDDTKVKDLVQGAIRGMLSTLDPHSAYMTPEMYKEMQVETKGEFGGVGIQIGVKENRLAVISPIEGTPAHRAGIKAGDFITKVNDEPTKDLTLMDAVQKMRGPKGTKVNLTIQRDGTADPLAFSLVRDTIKIESVKFKVLDNTIGYVRLTQFQEATGRDLSRALKQFKEQKVQGTILDLRNNPGGLLTAAVDVSEQFVGNGKLIVYTKGREGKKDEWFSKTKETLEDSPMIILVNEGSASASEIVAGALQDWGRAVIVGTTSFGKGSVQTILPLGDGSGLRLTTAKYYTPKGRSIQSTGITPDIVVKLQTQTVAKAGEKDGKESEPKTAKAPAAGKDPSPSAKPGDEPAHKNGAVSAGDGAGDISLDDDVQLQKAVELLKTWKIFKELRPAA
- a CDS encoding histidinol-phosphatase — encoded protein: MDDRTHQLAQIFRAMANLLASQRANPYRVRAYRKAADSILGVTGDLADLAARHQLQEIPGIGRDLAVKIEEFLTTGTIRAYEELKTPLPEEVAGWASLPGFSDALVSYLYFRLNIRTLADLESLVASHLLRTQPGFSGSEDTLLAAIRERIGTVPTTPPAAAP
- the thiS gene encoding sulfur carrier protein ThiS, which produces MIIHVNGESRGIGDGQTVAALLHELEIRADRVAVELNLEILDRKDFETRGLREGDRVEILSFIGGGAR
- a CDS encoding thiazole synthase, whose product is MDTINDRLVIAGREFKSRLWVGTGKYKDFVETKKAIDASGADVVTVAVRRVNITDRSKENLLDYLDPKKYIILPNTAGCYTVEDAVRYARLARAAGVSDLVKLEVLGDEKTLFPDTAGLIEAAKILIKEGFIVLPYTNDDPIVAKKLVDIGCPAVMPLAAPIGSGLGIRNPYNLKIIMETVKVPIIVDAGVGTASDAALAMEYGADAVLMNTAIAGAQDPIAMAEAMKYGVWAGRLAYKAGRIPRKLYATASSPIEGML